Genomic DNA from uncultured Methanospirillum sp.:
CCCGTCTCAATCATAAGGAAGCGAACAGCGTGTATGAATGCCGACTGATAACAAAGGACAACAGGACCATCTTTGTTAGTATTATGGGGGTGCTGATCCCCTACGAAGGCAGTCTTGCAATTTCGGGAAACCTGCTGGATATCACCGAACGCAAACAGATGGAAGATGCCCTGCGACAGAGTGAAGAGGAACTGCGAAGCCAGCTCGAAGAGATCATCCAGGCCCAGCAGGAGCGGGAGAAGAGCGAAGAAAACTTCAGAATTCTTGTAGATAATGCCCCTGATGCGATTTATATCCAGACGAATAACCAGTTCCGATACCTCAATAACGCTGCCTTGCGGTTACTGGGCGCCATTTCAGCGGATCAACTGCTGGGTACAGATTTCATTGACCGTATCGATCCCTCGTTCCACGAGCAGATCAGGGAACGGGTGAAAAACGTAAGAGAAAACCAGAAACAAGCTGAACTTCTTGAAGAGGTTTACCTGAAATTGGACGGTACTCCTGTGTATGTGGAGGTAAAAGGGGTTCCATTCGAGTTCCAGGGAGAACCCGGCGCCCTTGTCATGCTTCGCGATATTACGGAACGGAAACGGGCAGAAGCAGATCTAATTGAGAGCGAAGAGAGGTACCGCACGCTCGTTGAAACCTCCTTTGACGGGATCGCCATCCACCGGGATGGGATCCTTATTTTTATCAACCGGACATGTGCCCGGCTCCTGGGTTCCAGCGATCCAGATGTGTTTATTGGAAAACCGGTCCTCGATTTTGTAGCTCCAGAATATCGGGAGCAAGTAGCACAGCGGGTGCAGCAAGCGTCGGGACGTTCCCAAGAGCTTATCCAGGAAAAGTTCAGGCGACTTGACGGGACAATTATCGATGTTGACGTCTCCACCACCCCAATTACATGGAAAGGGAACCCAGTTGCATATGTAACCTTCCGGGATATTACGGAAAAGAAACGGGCCGAGGAAGCCCTGCGGGAGAGTGAACAATTTACCCGTGAAATTATCCAAAATGCGAAAGAAGGTATTATAGTCTATGATCGTGACTTCAATTATCTCGCCTGGAATCCTTTCATGGAATCCTTCACCGGTATCAAAGCTTCAGAAGTATTAGGAAAAAACGGCTTTGACCTCTTCCCGCATCTGCAGGAGCAGAAAGTGGATATTCTGCTGCAGCGGGCGTTAAGCGGGGAAACCGTTCATTCACCTGATATCTCCTACCATATTCCGCAGACAAAAAAATCGGGCTGGGTATCGGGTATGTACAGCCCACATTTTAATGGCCAGGGAGAGATTATCGGAGTTATTGGTATTATCCATGACATTTCGGAGCGCAAACTTGCAGAGGAGGCGTTGTATCAGGCAAATAAAAAACTCAACCTGTTATCGAGCATCACAAGGCATGATATCGGTAATGATATTCAGGTAATATTTGGGTACCTTGATTTTGCAATGGAAGAGCACCTGGATCCTCAAGTGAAAGGATTTATCGAAAAAGCACGGATTTCTGCACATAATATCGAGGAACAGATGGTATTCACCCGGGATTACCAGGATATCGGGGTACACTCACCGATCTGGCAGGATGTCAACAAGGTGATCTCTTATTCGATCAAAACACTCGATATCAGCCCGGTTCAGATTCATATTGAGATATCAGGGGTTGAGATCTATGCTGATCCCCTTATCGAGAAAGTATTTTTCAATCTAGTTGATAATGCTAAGCGATATGGTGAGACGATTACCATGATTCGATTCTCCGGATATGAAGGGGAAGAAGGATATACCATCATCTGTGAGGATGACGGGGTAGGGATACCGGATAAGTTCAAATCGAAAGTTTTCAGACGTGAATACTATAAACATACCGGTTTTGGGCTTAATCTTTCACGAGAAATTCTTGAGATCACCGGGATAACTATCACTGAGACGGGGGTTCCAGGAAAAGGAGCAAGGTTTGAGATTTTGGTGCCTGAGGGGAAATTCAGGAAGGTTGGATAATTAATTCCCTCCGATTACCTAAAATCTCCGCATGACCCCATTGTCTGAAAATTATGGTTCTTCCGCATTTCATGTGGGTAAATTTAACCCTAACTTGCCACATCGCAGAAAAATCATATTAATATAGTATCGATATTTGGGTCTCTTCTACCACTTCTCTTCAGCATCTGAATTTTCCCATTTATTGCCTCAACAATTCCATTACTGAAGCCGTTCGGTTGCACTATCTTCGAAGTAGTCAGGCATTATATATAACCGACGCTCAACGAATCCAAGGCAGTTTAACTGAAGGGCTTTGACTGCTATACCGTGGCTTATTTTGTGCCCTAGTTTTTTGGGAATGTTTTTTTGTCAATTGTTTTGACAATCTTCAGATCATCGATCAGTCCGGCAATAAGTCCTAGATGAAAAACAGTTTCTATTGAACCGTCTATTATGACCATTATTCAATTAAAGGTCTATATCCTGATATTTAAGATTTCGGTACAAATCTCTATCGAATTATCATTGTAACTGCCAAGTCACGGATCGATCTCTTCTTCTGACATATCTTCCCAGAGTCAGATCATCCGGTCCAGAAACCAGAGTATTCCCAGATAGATAAATACTGCTCCCTGTCCGGTTATGATTGTAAAATAATAGATACTAATTCTGAGCATCAATTGAGATCAAAACTGGTGCTTAAGATCAATCTGATAATCAATTTTCCATTTTCACCATTACTGGTCAACTCGATTCACATCCTCGCATTCAGAAACCACCGCACATGTCACTCTCTTCAAAGCATGGGTACTCTTCTCCCATAGTCCCGGATTTATCCCTTTCAACGAAGAGACGAGTTCTTCCAGATGAATAATCCCGGCCTTCTCCTTGTCACAAGTCTTCCCAAACCGGGGAGCCCGGCAGTTATGACAGATGGAGAGGGCAAATCGGTTCATTGCCTCCTGGTCAAATACCTGCCCGTTCAGTTCACGGGCTGCAGCATCTGTTGATCCACATGGCGATGTGCGGATCGACTGGCACCATACAATCCGTTCCCCATCCAGGAGTACATGAAAGACCGGCCTGCCAAACACCTTCGCATAGTCGTTGATCTGCCAGAACTTCGTGTTCGGAAGGAGAGAACACATCGTCTCCGGACCGATTACTGCCTGATTACATTCCCGAGCCTGGGCGATGAATCCCGGACCCAAGTTCACCCCGAGGAGGACCGGGACTCCGGTTTTCACCAGTTCCATTGCGATGTCGGG
This window encodes:
- a CDS encoding DUF166 family protein, whose amino-acid sequence is MKIGIVSDGQYGERAYEQIRTRFSTVWILLPFPSSLVVDDFDLSIPSCDLYLSYLRHPDIAMELVKTGVPVLLGVNLGPGFIAQARECNQAVIGPETMCSLLPNTKFWQINDYAKVFGRPVFHVLLDGERIVWCQSIRTSPCGSTDAAARELNGQVFDQEAMNRFALSICHNCRAPRFGKTCDKEKAGIIHLEELVSSLKGINPGLWEKSTHALKRVTCAVVSECEDVNRVDQ